A single genomic interval of Devosia oryziradicis harbors:
- a CDS encoding carbohydrate ABC transporter permease — MTASSMTSAADRAVAQAKAPANPWRPVRRAIVYVLLSVAAFVSVFPFYWMIVGATNTSADIIKGKTSVGSALVTNAMTFFTQVDAVRVFWNSGVIAVVATVLTLAISSLAGYGFEMFRSRTRERLFAFLLLLLSIPFAAMMVPLFVMFSQAKLVNTFTAVILPTVASIFIIFYFRQTTKAFPTELRDAARIDGLKEWQIFLFVYLPVMRSTYAAATIIVFMANWNNYLWPLVVLQTAENKTITLILSGLTAAYTPDYGLILFGTVLATLPTLIIFFLLQRRFVEGMLGAVK; from the coding sequence ATGACCGCATCCTCGATGACATCCGCCGCCGATCGCGCGGTTGCCCAGGCCAAGGCTCCCGCCAATCCGTGGCGGCCCGTGCGGCGCGCAATCGTCTATGTGCTGCTGTCGGTGGCTGCCTTCGTCTCGGTGTTCCCCTTCTATTGGATGATCGTTGGCGCGACCAATACGTCGGCCGACATCATCAAGGGCAAGACGTCAGTTGGTTCGGCCCTGGTCACGAATGCCATGACCTTCTTTACCCAGGTGGATGCCGTCCGCGTCTTCTGGAATTCGGGCGTAATCGCGGTTGTTGCCACCGTGCTCACCCTGGCGATTTCCTCCCTGGCAGGCTACGGCTTTGAGATGTTCCGTTCGCGCACGCGGGAACGCCTCTTCGCCTTTTTGCTGCTCCTGTTGTCCATCCCCTTCGCCGCGATGATGGTGCCGCTGTTCGTCATGTTCAGCCAGGCCAAGCTGGTCAACACGTTCACGGCGGTCATCCTGCCGACCGTGGCCTCCATCTTCATCATCTTCTACTTTCGCCAGACGACCAAGGCGTTTCCGACCGAACTGCGTGATGCCGCCAGGATCGACGGCCTAAAGGAATGGCAGATCTTCCTCTTCGTTTATCTGCCGGTCATGCGGTCGACCTATGCGGCCGCCACGATCATCGTCTTCATGGCCAACTGGAACAATTACCTCTGGCCCCTCGTGGTGCTGCAGACCGCTGAGAACAAGACCATCACGCTGATCCTGTCGGGGCTCACGGCGGCCTACACCCCCGACTACGGCCTGATCCTGTTCGGCACCGTTCTCGCTACCCTGCCCACCCTCATCATTTTCTTCCTGCTCCAGCGCCGTTTCGTCGAAGGCATGCTGGGCGCGGTTAAATAA